atctattatttttccaCACGGCCATTATCAAATTTATTAGAAACACTTTATTCCTTAgtttttatgatgataaaaGATACTTGctcctttttaaaataatagacttttaatttttgcttcaaaataataattttttttagcttttttaaGCTATTTTTTTTCAGCAATACCTTTGAAACCTgaacataaatgaaaaaaataacaattaatactTACATTGAAAAGAGACATAtgccataaaaatataaaatgatagatAATGAAATACAATATTTCTCATTGGTGAATAGTTAGATAATTTATCAGCAGAACAGTTGAAAATTGAAGATATTTTTATCTAAACCTATATCAATCGAATGTTTCTTTGATTAGtactaattaataaatacatCTAGTTGGAATAAATTTCCATGtagtaaatttaataatttttataataaatattttatactaaactATATTAGTAtagtagtttaaattttatgtactatattagtgttaaaaaaacttatcatattaaccgataaaaaattatgattagtataacctttaagaaaattaattaaaaaataataaatttattatatataataatgtgtGATTGAATAATATTGTAAAGTTTTTTACATTAGTAATTAATGCATATATCATTTactctttatatataattattttaaaaattatgtttagaGTGATTTCTAATAGACTGATAgtgtattttataataatagagcaaaaaatttaaattttaacaataaaaatatattttaatatttgtataaaaataattctatttataattaattagtattttagcATGATCATTAAGTCATTatacatgatatttttttctcttattaaaattaataattaaaaaatataataaatattttagatcggtcatactaaaaatcaaaattgaaagtgtagttctaaattattttttagtataacCGATCCAAAaagttttgtaaaattttcaaaagttgAAAAggcatcaatattttatatgacTTGTTCATATAATCAATATAGTTTCtttctatattaattaaaaaaaattgatctataaagtttaatctaaaattcaaaattaaaattttataagacgTTCACATTTTGGATCAACTACTATAGATGTTAATCTCAACATTACAAactatcattattttatatactaTATTAATTTCTAGAGAATTAATGTAGAATAGTTATTTGGAAAACGATTATCGCATCAgtgaatataatttaatttgattaatatataaagatgaattgaaatttaattcaattaatctACAAAGATCATttagattttttagaaaataaaaaattaatttaaaaatataaattttaaaaaatattttagaagttTAAATAGTTGATATTTtcagaaaagtaaaaatatcttTACACTACTATTTAATCATAAACTATCAGgtatgattaatttattaactttataataattactagttaaaagttaaacatgatttttaattggttgatcTTTACACTAACAACGTATACCCATTAATCACAAAAAAACTGTATATCAACTTCTCTTTACAGTAAATGTTTTTAggtaatatttttgtattacaACTTCTCTTTGTAACGTTGTATTTGTCGTCACTCGTAAGCCAAAATGCGCAAAGTATCACAATTGAATATTGTTTAGTGATTTTTTCTTAACAAGGTATTGTTTAGTGAATTAGTGCACGTTGCCTGCGGTAACAACTACTAACAACATTTCTAATTGAGATAAGATTTTTGTATTATTCATATATGAGATAAGATTGAACGTTTCTAATTGAGACGagataaggtttttttatttatttatttataaatgagATAAGATTTATTTCATATGCATGGTTAACATATATTTCTAaccttgtaaaaaatattttttttttaatcagcgcatttttttcattcataaaaaaaaaaaaagggtgaatGGCGTGTTAAATTCGTACACTAGATATAACATTGGATAAAAAGTTTAAAGACGATATAGAGGTGTTTGGGGAAGGTGGGGCCCCAACTTAGGTTTGATAAACTCCTTCAACCTACCCCGAGTGCATCCCCCAATTTTAGAATCAAACAAACCTCAGTCCAAGAACCTTGTGCCTTCAGAAACCCTGACGTTGATTCAAATTGTTTGTTCGCACTTCAATCTTCAAGTGATAAGTACACTCTTCTCTCCCCATTCACTCGCATTGGCTTTCATTGTTGTCAAATTCAGATTAGGTTtccctttctctccctcttttgttATCTTATCGATTTTGGTTCATGCCCTgtagttttctttctttatttctttgtttctttcttcatGTAATCCTGCAGCAAGAATTTTGTTTCTGTACTTTATTTTCCACCAATTAAAACATACAATTTTCTCTGGTGCATCTACTCTGAACACCGAACACCTTACTAAGCACTACAGGTAGCCTGAgccgtattttttttaattcaagtgAAAGAGGAAGCAAAAAAATGTGAGCGCTCCTGCACTATACGGCTTTTTGGCGTCGCCCTATCTGGAGGcagattttctaaaaaaagcGGTTGATTACTCGGATTGGTTCTCACGTCCCTATGCCCAAAAGGATGGATGAGTTCGGTTCAAGTCTTCATCGATCGGGTGGATCTATATGCTGAGGGGGTGAGACGAGGTGTAGCGCAGTCTGGTCAGCGCATCTGTTTTGGGTACAGAGGGCCATAGGTTCGAATCCTGTCACCTTGATGTGAAGGGCTGAAGTGCACAGCCTAAAGAGCACCCATCCCCCCGTAAACTTTCGCTCTTAGAAAGAGAAAGCCAAATGCGCTATACATGTTTAGCAAACTTCTTCTTCACACATGCtggttttttctttctcttttaaacTTGAGTCTGTCTATTATTGTATAAGCACTTAgatatcatataatttatttttataattgaagaATTCAGTTTAAACTATTTTCACATAAGATATGTATAAGCACTTAgatatcatataatttatttttataattgaaattgaagaaATCAGTTTAAACTATTTTCACATAAGATATAAGTTGTTTTCATCATTTATCCTAGAAAGCTTATTGAAATAAGGAGAAAACAACTTACGGACATACCATAAGCTATTTTCATAAGTTTTTGCAACTTACAGAAGGGCTGATAAGCCCAAGTAAACTTTAAATAAGCTCTTCTAAACATACCTTAATTTGATCATTGCTTAGGAATGTGAATGCGTTGTTCTAGcttgaatatatttaaaatgctGAGAAATGTGATTATTTTAGTAGGGATCCAAGTTCTCATATCTATAGATTCTATGTCTTTGCAGTTCCCATTTTTGAATTTAGGTGATAAAGAATTTATTCATTTGAGTTGCACAGTTTTACCAGTACCAACAGTCCAACACCATCAGGCCCTACTAACCtggaataataatttgaaaatggtgTCGTCAAGCTGCTAACAGGgttgttgcattttttattatattgtaaaGTAGATTTTGTTTGCTACTTTGCTTTTAACACTTCTGTATTGATGCCGATGAATTTGGGAATAGTGTACTTCTCTTTGTTATGGAGCAAATTTTCATGATATTTGCATAGAAAAACGTAATGCACAATGTTATAatagttcatttttttaatattttttccttgaaaATATGAATGATGGTGTCAACCATTATATGATCTGTTTCTATTTGAAAGACTGAGAGAATTCTCATCAGGCCTTTTATGTTTTCCTTACCTATAAAgcattgtaatttgtaataatttttttttcttataagtttTTCTTGCTTAGTGAATTACGTTACTttgctcaaaattttaaattttgtaaattgtaatacCAAGTGTAcattgattaccagtgtgtctacatattctttttttcatctcttctgTGTTGTACAATTTAGTGGTTGCTCTTGTTCTGTTTAatttcatcttttctttttgtggaatTTAGAGAACAAAGAGTTATGTAGTTGTTCTATAAGTTTAAAGGTTGAGGTTATGAATTTTGAATTGTGAATAAGTTGGTTAAGTAGCACTTTTTTTTACCTTGACCTACTTGGTTTCAActagctatttttttttttgttttgcaagcAGGCAAATGAAGTCGTGAAAGCAAATAACTTGTCTGATGTCGTTGTTGTATTGCATGGGCGAGTTGAGGTAGACTCCTTTGACCAATATatggttttcatttttcataaatgcTATACTTTATACCATAGTTACTTAGTGCATGATACTCTTTGGTATGTGTATGGATGCATGTTATGTAGCATATCATATGTCGGGGGTATATTTCATTTtggtatattatttaaatttgtaatatgttttacaatattaattagtatctattaatataattttttgatttttttaaattttcaatatctaggcacacatatatataattactttaaattaatttttcttatattttaataactttaatcattattttagGTTAATATATTTCGGGCTTTTTTCCTTAACAAGGTGTTGATCCAATTATGAGCCAACAAGGGTAATAGGTGAAGCTGGAGAACAGAATGAAAAACACTTGTCCGTGCTTCCCATTGAAATCATGAATATGCGAGTAAGGAACCTCACAAAACCAAATGTCTTACATGCAACTGTCTCAGAAGTTTTACGATGCTTTCAAGCTGTGTGGGTCCCCACCCATTGCTCGCAAACTTCATGCCCAACTCATACTCTCCGGTTTGGATGCTTCCCTTTTCTTACTCAACAATCTACTGCACGTGTACTCCAACTGCGGCATGGTAGACGATGCTTTTCGCGTTTTCCGCGAGGCCAACCATGCCAATATCTTCACTTGGAACACCATGCTCCATGCCTTTTTTGATTCGGGTCGAATGAGGGAAGCAGAGAACTTGTTTGATGAAATGCCCCTGATAGTGAGAGACTCCGTTTCATGGACCACCATGATATCCGGCTATTGTCAAAACGGCCTCCCTGGTCATAGCATCAAAACTTTTATGTCAATGCTCCGGGACTCCAATCATGACATTCAAAACTGTGACCCCTTTTCCTATACTTGTACTATGAAGGCTTGTGGCTGCCTTGCCTCCACTCGGTTGGCTCTTCAGTTGCAtgcccatgtcatcaagttaCATTTGGGAGCCCAAACCTGCATTCAGAACTCCCTTGTTGATATGTATATTAAGTGTGGAGCAATCACTTTGGCTGAGACTATTTTCCTTAACATTGAAAGCCCAAGTTTGTTCTGTTGGAACAGTATGATTTATGGATATTCTCAATTATATGGACCCTATGAAGCTCTCCACGTGTTCACCCGAATGCCTGAACGTGACCATGTTTCTTGGAACACGCTGATCTCAGTGTTCTCTCAATACGGCCATGGGATCCGCTGTCTTAGTACGTTTGTGGAGATGTGCAATCTGGGGTTTAAGCCCAATTTCATGACTTATGGCAGTGTACTCAGTGCATGTGCTAGCATTTCTGATCTGAAATGGGGTGCCCATTTGCATGCTCGGATTCTTCGCATGGAACATAGCCTGGATGCGTTTTTGGGAAGTGGTCTCATAGACATGTATGCCAAATGTGGATGCTTAGCACTGGCGAGGCGTGTGTTTAACAGTTTAGGGGAACAGAATCAAGTTTCTTGGACTTGCTTCATTTCAGGGGTTGCACAGTTTGGACTTGGTGATGATGCTTTGGCACTATTTAACCAAATGAGGCAGGCTTCTGTGGTGTTGGATGAATTCACCCTTGCGACAATTCTTGGGGTTTGTTCAGGTCAAAATTATGCTGCCTCTGGGGAACTACTTCATGGATATGCAATCAAAAGTGGGATGGATTCCTCTGTTCCTGTGGGGAATGCAATCATTACAATGTATGCAAGGTGTGGTGATACTGAGAAAGCTAGTCTTGCATTTAGATCAATGCCACTAAGAGATACCATATCATGGACGGCCATGATCACTGCATTCTCTCAGAATGGAGATATTGACAGGGCCCGCCAATGTTTTGATATGATGCCTGAGCGTAATGTCATAACTTGGAACTCCATGTTAAGCACATATATTCAACATGGCTTCTCGGAAGAAGGGATGAAGTTGTATGTTTTGATGAGAAGCAAAGCAGTCAAACCGGATTGGGTCACTTTTGCAACATCTATCCGGGCCTGCGCTGATTTGGCTACTATAAAACTTGGGACACAAGTCGTATCTCATGTGACAAAGTTTGGGCTTAGTTCGGATGTTTCAGTTGCAAACAGTATTGTCACCATGTATTCAAGATGTGGACAAATCAAAGAAGCACGGAAAGTTTTTGACTCAATACATGTGAAAAACCTGATTTCCTGGAATGCCATGATGGCAGCATTTGCTCAAAATGGTTTAGGCAATAAAGCAATCGAAACATATGAGGCTATGTTGAGGACAGAATGCAAACCTGACCATATAAGCTATGTTGCTGTTTTATCTGGTTGCAGCCACATGGGGCTTGTAGTTGAGGGGAAACATTATTTTGATTCCATGACTCAAGTGTTTGGCATTTCTCCAACAAATGAGCACTTTGCTTGTATGGTAGATCTGCTTGGCCGAGCAGGGTTACTAAACCAGGCCAAGAATTTAATAGACGGAATGCCTTTTAAGCCAAATGCCACTGTTTGGGGTGCTCTACTAGGAGCATGCCGAATCCATCACGATTCAATACTAGCAGAAACTGCCGCAAAGAAGTTGATGGAATTAAATGTTGAAGATTCTGGAGGTTATGTTCTTCTAGCAAATATATATGCAGAGTCTGGGGAACTAGAAAATGTTGCTGATATGAGAAAGTTAATGAAAGTGAAAGGAATTCGAAAGAGTCCAGGTTGTAGCTGGATAGAGGTTGATAACAGGGTACATGTGTTTACTGTAGATGAAACCAGTCATCCACAGATAAACAAGGTATATGTAAAACTGGAggagatgatgaagaagatagaagatacAGGAAGATACGTTAGTATCGTCTCTTGTGCCCATAGGAGTCAGAAATACCATAGTGAAAAGCTTGCTTTTGCTTTTGGGTTGCTTAGTTTGCCACCTTGGATGCCTATACAAGTAACGAAGAATCTCCGCGTCTGCAATGATTGTCACTTGGTAATAAAGTTGTTGTCCTTGGTCACCTCAAGGGAACTTATCATGAGAGATGGATTTCGATTTCATCATTTCAAGGATGGGTTTTGCTCCTGTCGAGACTACTGGTAGTTTGGTGTACACATTattcttttctatattttcttaGTGCTTCCTCTCCCATTGCTTCTGCTTTATACCTTTTTCCTTATGAAAAGCcaacaatcattatttttaaaaagtatgttATCTGTACTATAATTGTTACATAAATTATCCAAAGATCATGTCGGTGGCGGCTTGATAAAATTTTACTAGGTTTCTGAATAATATGGTTAATGTTTATGGACAAGTAAATGAATCATTGGCTATTTCAAATGTTGTAGAGCTatttaaacttgtttttttaagcacCTCAACAGATCCT
The nucleotide sequence above comes from Glycine soja cultivar W05 chromosome 11, ASM419377v2, whole genome shotgun sequence. Encoded proteins:
- the LOC114375646 gene encoding pentatricopeptide repeat-containing protein At2g13600-like isoform X1 → MSYMQLSQKFYDAFKLCGSPPIARKLHAQLILSGLDASLFLLNNLLHVYSNCGMVDDAFRVFREANHANIFTWNTMLHAFFDSGRMREAENLFDEMPLIVRDSVSWTTMISGYCQNGLPGHSIKTFMSMLRDSNHDIQNCDPFSYTCTMKACGCLASTRLALQLHAHVIKLHLGAQTCIQNSLVDMYIKCGAITLAETIFLNIESPSLFCWNSMIYGYSQLYGPYEALHVFTRMPERDHVSWNTLISVFSQYGHGIRCLSTFVEMCNLGFKPNFMTYGSVLSACASISDLKWGAHLHARILRMEHSLDAFLGSGLIDMYAKCGCLALARRVFNSLGEQNQVSWTCFISGVAQFGLGDDALALFNQMRQASVVLDEFTLATILGVCSGQNYAASGELLHGYAIKSGMDSSVPVGNAIITMYARCGDTEKASLAFRSMPLRDTISWTAMITAFSQNGDIDRARQCFDMMPERNVITWNSMLSTYIQHGFSEEGMKLYVLMRSKAVKPDWVTFATSIRACADLATIKLGTQVVSHVTKFGLSSDVSVANSIVTMYSRCGQIKEARKVFDSIHVKNLISWNAMMAAFAQNGLGNKAIETYEAMLRTECKPDHISYVAVLSGCSHMGLVVEGKHYFDSMTQVFGISPTNEHFACMVDLLGRAGLLNQAKNLIDGMPFKPNATVWGALLGACRIHHDSILAETAAKKLMELNVEDSGGYVLLANIYAESGELENVADMRKLMKVKGIRKSPGCSWIEVDNRVHVFTVDETSHPQINKVYVKLEEMMKKIEDTGRYVSIVSCAHRSQKYHSEKLAFAFGLLSLPPWMPIQVTKNLRVCNDCHLVIKLLSLVTSRELIMRDGFRFHHFKDGFCSCRDYW